A region of the Verrucomicrobiota bacterium genome:
ATACCCGCAAACTCGATAGCTCGGTTGTAGTCGGTGTAGGTATGCACTTTCAGGCTCCTGATCAGCCTTGGGGATTCCGCGTGCAGGTGGACAATCTGTTCGACGAAGCGGTAACAACCGCCATCGCAAGCTCTGGTATTATGACACAATCTGCTCCACGCAATGCATGGATCAGTGTGAGTTATCGCAAGTAGTCCGGGATTCACCAGAGCCTTTTGTAATAAGAGTCAGGCAGGACGATTTTGCAAAAACTGCCTAAACATAGACGATTCGCTTGGCGATCGAGACGTACCCACAATCAAGCAAGGCAACCTAATCCGAAAACGTTCAGTCAATGTGAAAGACTTCCGGTAGTTCCCGAGCGACGGGACTGTTGTCCGGATTGGTAAGCATGAGATCTTTCATATAAGCCCACCACTTTTGACAAATCTCGGTTTCCGCGATGGAGGCCCACAGCTCTTCCGATTGGACCTCGGTGTAGCCAAAAAGTTGATTCGTCTCAGGATGAAGAAAGATCGAATAATTCGAAACACCCTTACGTTTGAGCACTGCTTCCAGTTCCGGCCAAATCGGTCTGTGGCGGCGCTCATACTCTTCTTCCTGTCCGGGAATGAGTGACATGACAAAGGCTTTTCTAATCATAAATTTATCTGGCAATATTTAATTTGGAAGATGGAGGGCTTCCGAGAAAACATCGACCTTTTTTCTGTTCCATGGAGAAATAATACACAGAAGAAGATTTCGAAAATGGTCGAAACGAGATATGTCGATCCATTTCGTGTTATTTTCCGTTTCGTACTTTCGAAGGTTCACAATTCGGCAGCGAGCTACCTCCTACATTTCGACTTCAAGCTCACGGATATGGGAGGTAGTTTGCTGCCGATTCCATATTCTAGTCTCTTTTGGCAACTATAGAAATTACACACAATCCTACTTCGAGGGGGATTTCGGGTTTGACCCATGCAATGCTCTCTAATGAAGTCGGACACTAAAATTCCCTGAAATTATCCCTGATACAAAAATGAGTTCTGATTGGAGTAATCAAGTTGCCGTCATAACCGGTGGTGCATCCGGAATTGGATTCGCCCTGGCAGAGAAACTACAAACCGAAGGCGTTCATCTCGCTCTTTTGGACATGAATCCCAAAGGACTCGAGAACGCCAAAGCAAAGCTCGATGGCAAACCGCTGGTTGTTCAAATGGATGTGAGCGATGAGGCATCGGTCACAAAGGCAATTGATACGGTTGTAGAACAATTGGGACGAATCGACATTCTAATGAACAGTGCCGGCATAACGGGCAAAACGAATATCAAAGCGCACGAAGTTACGTCGGAAGACTTTGACCTGGTCTACGGTGTGAATTTGCGAGGCTCATTTCTTATCTGCAAGGCAGTCATTCCTCACATGCTCAAAACCGGATACGGTCGCGTTTGTTTGATGGCCTCCATTTCCGGGAAAGAAGGCAACGCTGGAATGACCGCCTACTCGACCACCAAAGCCGGAGTCATCGGACTTACCAAAGTTTTAGGAAAAGATTACGCGGAAACGGGCGTAACCGTGAACGCATTGGCACCCGCGGTTATTTACACCCCCATCCACGACACTATTCCACAGGAACAGATCGATTACATGACCTCCAAGATTCCCATGGGGCGATGCGGAACCCTGGAAGAAGTCGCCAACATGGCAAAATTTATCGTTTCACCTGAAAACAGTTTCACAACCGGCTTCACCTACGACTTATCTGGCGGCCGAGCTACCTACTAATTTTATCCACAACATCATTCATGAAAATTATTCGATACCTAGATTCACAGGGCGTAGAGCATTACGCAGCCGACCAGAACGGACAAAACAAACGCATTGAAGGCGACATATTTGGTTCGCATTCAGTAACCAACGAAGTGGCCGATGTCGCCAAGCTCCTGGCACCCATCGCTCCCGAGGTCATCTTATGCATTGGGTTGAACTACAAACACCATGCCGAAGAAAGCGGAATGCCGATTCCAGAACGTCCTGTCCTGTTTGTAAAGAGCGCCAGTGCTACACAAAACCCGGGGGACCCGATTGAAATCCCAACCCAGCTCGCGAGCCACAAGGTGGACTACGAATGCGAACTGGCCGTCGTTATCGGCAAGACTTGCAAAAACGCTACGGAAGAAAACGCGTTGGATTATGTGTTGGGCTATACCTGCTGTAACGATGTAAGCGCCCGCGACTGGCAGATCGAATGGGGAGGCAGCCAATGGTGCCGAGGAAAAACATTTGATACCTTCGCTCCGCTAGGACCTTGTTTGGTGACAGGTGACGAGATCGGAGATCCGAATGAATTGAGCATTAAAACCACACTCAATGGTGAAGTCGTGCAGGATTGGAATACCAATGATATGATTTTCTCTATTCCTCAGATTATAAAATTCCTAAGCGGTAGCACCACACTGCTCCCGGGAACTGTCATCATCACTGGAACCCCCCATGGTGTGGGTATGGCTAGAAAGCCACCTCTCTGGCTAAAAGCCGGCGATGAAGTTACCATCGAGATTGAAAAGATCGGAGCGTTAACGAACCCGGTTGTGGACGAAGGTTGAGGAGTGGTTGCAGGACGAATTTATTCGCAAATCAGAACCTGCTTTATTGCGGATCACTTTCAGTTCTCAGGAAAGGAATTCTTAGCTAAGCTTGGGTCAGTGGCCCAGCTTCCTCTTCCACATGTTCATTTAGATCGATGTTATACAATTTACAGAAAGCCAGTTTAATATCGTCGTAAATCAGAACCAAAACCGGTATCAAAAACAGCGTGATGGCTGTAGCGAACGCAATACCCCAACCCAAGGAAATTGCCATTGGTACCAGAAAGGCTGCTTGAGGACTTGTTTCAAACATAAGCGGACATAAACCAAAAAATGTGGTCGCAGAAGTAAGCAAAATCGGCCGAAAGCGTCTAACACCTGATAAACGAACAGCTTCACCAAGTGGCATACCCTCTTTCGTTTTCGCATTCATAAAATGAACCATCACAAGGCTATCATTCACAACCACGCCCGACAAGGCCATCATGCCGAATATCGATTGCATAGTCATGATTGGATCACCGCCGTTCCAACCAAAAACCTTGGCCATTATCCAGTGTCCCAACAAGGCTCCTACGACACCAAATGGAATCGCTGACATAACTATCAAAGGCTGCACGTAACTTCGAAATGGGATGGCTAACAGAGCATATACGGCCCCGAGAATTACAAAGATGCCGACAACAATTTCCATCATATTGTCACGATTATCTGCCGCATACCCTTGCAGACCAAATTCCATTCCAGGATATTTCGTTGCCACTAACTCTGGTAAATATACGTCCAATAAATCGAACTGAATTGATTCAGTATCGGTTACCAAGGTGTCGGCATCAGCTCTTACCTCAATAATCCGTTTTCTATCAATACGCCGGATGGAGGGTAGACTTTTTCCTGGGACAATTTCAGCAACCGTATCAAACGGAACTTCAGAACCATTCGCCGTTCGAATCATCATCGTTTGAAGTGAACCGAGGGATCGACGTTCGCTTTCAGGATAACGAACCATAACCTTCACTTCATCACGCCCCCGTTGAATGCGTTGTACTTCCGATCCAAAAAATGCGGTTCTAACTTGCTGTGCCAAGTTAACAGCCGTAATCCCCAGATACTCGGCCTCAGGTTTAAGGTCCAGCTGGTACTCTTCGCTGGCGCGCTCATAGGAGTCTTCGATGTCGTAAAATCCATCATAAGAAGCCAGTTTTCTCTGCAACTCTGCCGAAGCAGTTTTGAGCATATCAATATTGGGATGAATGAGTTCAATGCCAACGGCTGCGCCGGAATCAAATCGGGAAAAGGAAAAATTTAATTGTTCAGCTTCCGGAATGGGAGGAACCAGCTGACGCAAATCAGCTACCAGCTCTCTACCACTGTAAGCTGAATCCCGAGTTTCAGAAGGTGTTAATTCTATGAGGAGCTCCCCCATTTCCGCAATGCCAGCAACGGGACCACCAGATCCTCCGCGCCCACGGCCGAACGGTTGGCCTCCGGCGGTAGCAAATACATTTAGAACTACCGTCTCTCCGAATCTTTCGTTCACCTCATCTTTTAACTTTAGAGCCACATCTTCAATCATCCCAACTTTTTCCAATGTCTTTTCAAACGAGGTACCTGCCGGCATTTGAAGCGTGATGGTTGTAGTGTCTGAAGGAATGTTAGGAAAGGTCCGAAAACCGATTCGCTCACCTAAAACCAAAGCCACGAATATCAGGAGAAAGCCTACAAATAGAGATACAGAAACATAACGATTTTTGAGAGCCCAGTTGAGCATCGGTTTATAAGACTTTAGGATAAACCTTTCTAAACCATTGGAAAAGAATCGTTGAAAACGGCTAAAGATATTTAGTTTCTGCTCCCGGTCTGCAAGATGCGTGCAGTGCTTCAGGTGTGCTGGTAGAATAAGCTTCGATTCGATTAACGAGAAAAATAAAACCGGAATTACAACCATGGGAATGTTGCTGAAAAAACTCCCCATAAATCCAGACATCATCATCAGGGGATAAAATGATACCATCGTGGTTATAACACCAAAGATTACAGGAACGGCCACTTCCTGCGTTCCTTTGATCGATGCGGTCAGGGGGTTTTCCCCGCGCTGCATTCTCTGAAACACATTTTCCCCAGTGACTATGGCGTCGTCTACGACTATCCCCAAAGTTGTAATAAAGGCCATCAAGGTAACAATGTTTATACTTAATCCCAAAAACGGCATCACCAGGAATGCTCCTCCAAATGCGATGGGAATACCCATTGCTACCCAGAATGCTAACGACGGCCTGAGAAACATAGAAAGAATAATCAGCACCAACACATATCCCATTATAGCACTATTCCTTAAGGTGCTTAGACGAACTTTGATTCTCTCAGTATCGTCATCCCAGTAGGATAAATGAATTCCCTCGGGCAATTGTACCTGTTTTGTAACTATCCACTCTTTTACGTTTTCTCCAATCTCGATAATATTTTGTGACCCCGTTCTAAATACATCTATTGCAATGGCACGCCCACCATTGAAATGCGCAACAATAGGAGTCTCATCAAAATCGTCACGGACCTCAGCGATGTCTCCTAACTTGAGCCTGGTTCCATCTTCACGTGTCAGAAGCGTAATAGATGCAAAATCCTCGCGGTTGTATGCTTGTTCGTTGGTACGCAGAAGAATACGACCTGTCTCAGTCTTTACACTACCTGCGGATAAATCGACAGAGGACGTTCGAATTGCCCGAATGATCTGATCAAATGTCAATCCGTATTGGAGCAGTGTCGCCTCGGATACTTCAATCGCAATTTCGTAGGGGCGGACCGCTTTTAATGAAGTCAAAGAAATACCAGGAATGTTGGACACTTCGTCCCGGAGCTGCTCTCCCAGGGTCTTTACTTCCTTCTCACTTAAATCTCCCGCAAGAACGATGGTGATGACACGTTCAGAACGAGAAGCCAAACTGATCTGAGGCCGCTCGGCCTCGGGGGGGAAAGTCCTAATCGTAGATACGCGATTCGTGACCTCATCCAGCTTTTCACTGAGATTATAGCCGTCTTCAATTTCCAACATCACAGTTCCCACACTGGAGTTAGCAGTTGCCTGCATTTCCTTGATGCCTTCTATATCGTACAAATTTTCTTCAAGCCGCGTAAGAATACTCTGCTCAATTTCTCCCGGCGTGGACCCAGGATACAGCACTGTCACCGTAATAAAACGCATAGGAAACTCAGGATATTGCTGCAGAATGATCTTGTTCGTCCCAGACCAAATGCCACCAGCAACGATCGCCACCATTAACAAATTGGCGGCTACTCCGTTTCGTGCAAACCAGGCTATTATTCCATGCATATTTTCTGGAAAGTTGGATTCAAGGGATCTCAGATATTGTAAATCTCAACAAATGAATCACTCTGACTTTTAATGCGAGTTTAAGAACGGAGATGAAAGCATTTTAATCTTCCCGAAATGTGGTGCCTGAAACCAGCTCAATACTAAACCCTTTTACAGAGCTCAAATGAAGTTACCAAAACCTAGAACATGTTAACCTTATTCTTTCGCTGAAAATGGTAGGGCGGTTGTTGTTCGCTTCGCTGTCGACTTCGTCTTCGGTAGGCCCAAACCGCCGATTCCACGACGGCTCGCTCGGCGATCGAGCCCTACCTAAAATAAAATAGTTGTGACCATTTACAGTTAAACAGCTCTAGCTTTTAACCAGTATCTCATCTCCCTCATCGCCACGATCAATGGGATCGATGTTGTAGAGTTTATAAAATACCTTTTGAATATCGTTATAGACCAATACGAGCACGGGTATGAGAATAAGTGTGATCGCAGTGGCAAACACAATACCCCAGGCCAGGGAAATGACCATGGGAACCAGATCAACAGCTTGAGGACTGGTTTCAAACATCAAGGGTGCCAATCCAAAGAAGGTGGTCAATGAGGTGAGTAGAATGGGACGAAAGCGTTTAACTCCGGCAAGACGAACCGCTTCATTGAGAGGCATACCTTCCTTCAGGCGAGCGTTCATGAAGTGAACCATGACCAGACTGTCGTTCACCACTACTCCGGAAAGAGCCATCATGCCAAAGATAGACCGTTGGGTAATAATGGGATCCCCGCCGTTGAAGCCGAAGACCTTAGCCATAATGTAATGGCCCATTATCGCTCCTACCACCCCGAACGGAATGGCTGACATCACTATAATCGGCTGAAAGTAGCTTCTAAAGGGAATAGCCAGCAGCGCATAGATGACCGCCAAAATGAAATAAATTCCTACGATCATTTCCCGTTGATTGTCACGGGCAACCGCAGAAAAACCCCGTACACCGAAATGCAGACCCGGATACTTGGTGGCAACCAGCTCAGGTAAATATTCTTCGAGGATTTCCGTTTCCATCGATTCGATGTCCAGCTCCGTCGTATCACCATCAGCACTTACCTGGATCACGCGCTTGCGGTCGACCCGTTGAATAGATGGCAGGCTCTTGCCCGGAACGATGGTAGCTACTGTTTCAAATGGCACTTCAGTTCCATTGGCCGTTCGAATCATCATGGCCTGAAGCGACCCTAAGGAACGTCGTTCCGATTCCGGGTAGCGGACCATCACCCGAATTTCATCGCGTCCACGCTGGATACGTTGAGCCTCCGATCCAAAAAATGCCGTCCGCACCTGTTGGGCCAGATTGGTGGCTGTTACCCCAAGATACTCAGCCTCGGGTTTCAGGTCCAATTCATACTCCTCATTGGCCTTTTCATAGGAATCCGTTATGTCAAATAAACCTTCAAAAGAAGCCAGTTTTCGTTGGAGGTCCGCGGAGGCTTCCTTGAGCATTTCGACATTAGGGTGACTCAGCTCTATGGTAATAGCCGAACCTGAATTCCAACGTTCAAACGAAAAACTCAACTGCTCAGCCTCCGGTATGGGCGGAACCAGTTGGCGCATTTCGGATACCAAATCCCGACTACCGTAATTCGCATCCCGTGTTTCCGAAGGAGTCAGTTCAATTATAACCTCTCCCGACTCTGCCTGCCCTACTGTGAGCTCTCCAGCCCGACTATACGAATTCCCAAATGGATGACCTCCCGATGTAGCGAAGACGTTTTGAATAACCGTAGTTCCAAAGCGTTCATTCACATCCTTTTTCAATTTGAGAGCCACCGATTCAATCAAATCCACCTTTTTCTGAGTTACCTCAAAAGTGGTACCCGCGGGCATTTTCAAGGTGATATTGGTTGTATCCTGCGCGGTAGTGGCATACCGGCGATATCCAATTCTCTCGCCTAAAACGAGTGCCACAAAGATCAATAGAAACCCTATAAATACAGAGGTGGATATATACCGATTAATCAGTGCCCAATTTAACACAGGTCGGTAATATTTTAGAATAAATCGTTCCAGACCATCCGCGAAAAACCGTTGTAATCTGGAAAAAAAATTCTGTTTCGACGTTTTATCGGCCAAATGAGTGCAATGCTTCAAATGGGCTGGAAGAATCAACTTGGATTCAATTAAAGAAAAAAACAAAACCGGGATGACAACTTTGGGGATGTTCGAATAGATAGTCCCTAATACACCTGATTGCATCATGATCGGGAAGAACGCCACCATGGTTGTAATCACACCAAATATAACCGGAACGGCCACTTCCTGTGTTCCTTTTATCGAAGCAGTAAGAGGCTTTTCGCCACGTTGCATGCGTTGAAACACATTTTCACCTGTGACAATGGCGTCATCCACCACAATACCCAAGGTCATGATAAAGGCCATGAGGGTAATGACGTTGAGAGACATTCCCAAAAACGGAAGTACTAAAAACGTACCAGCAAATGCGATGGGAATTCCCCACGCCACCCAGAACGCAAGCGTAGGACGGAGAAAAAGGGAAAGGATAATAACCACCAGAATGAAACCCATAATGGCACTATCCATGAGAGTGTTTAGCCGTACTTTGATTTTCTCAGAATCATCGCCCCAATAGCTCAATTTAATGCCTTCCGGAAGCTGTTGCTGTTTTATGGCGAGGAACTCCTTCACGTCGTCACCTATTTTGATGATGTTTTGCAGACCTGACCGGAAGACATCGATCGCAATGGCACGCTCCCCATTGTATTTCGACACAATGGGTGTTTCATCAAAGCCATCGATAACCGTGGCTAAATCGCCCAGTTGTAATTTTGTTCCGTCGGACCGGGTCAGCAGAGTGATAGAGGAGAAATCCTCACGGTTGTAGGCCTGTTGATTGGTCCGAAGCAATATGCGACCCGTATCCGTTTTAACGCTTCCGGCTGACAGATCAACGGAAGAGGAGCGAATGGCCCGGGTGACCTGATCGAAGGTAAGACCATACTGTTGCAAAGTGGATTCTGAAATTTCTATAGCAATCTCATAGGGACGGACGGCCTTCAGCCCAGCCAGAGTAATTCCGGGGATATTGGAAACTTCATCCCGTATCTGCTCACCCAGCTTCGTTAGTTCTTTCTCACTTAATTCACCGGAAAGAACCATCGTGATAACGCGTTCACTTCGACTAAAGAGACTGATTTGCGGACGTTCGGCTTCGGGCGGAAAGGTTCGGATAGTGGAAACACGATTGGTCACCTCATCCAGTTTCTCACTCAGACTGTAACCTTCTGAGATTTCCAGCATCACCGATCCGGCACTCGCACTCGCTCTGCCGGTCATTTCCTTAATGCCTTCGATATCGTAGAGAGCTTCCTCAAGTCGAGTGACGATAGCCTGCTCAATTTCTCCAGGCGTAGAGCCGCGGTAAGTAACGGAAACAGTGATGTAGGGGTAGGTTCTATCCGGGTACTCCTGAAGAATGATTTTGTTGGATGTCGCCCAGATTCCACCGGCAAGAATCGCAAACATAAGCAAATTTGCAGCGACACCGTTTCGGGCAAACCAAGCGATTATTCCATTCATACGTTTAGGGGAAACTGGGCAGATACCAAACTTAGACCAAACGCTAAATTGGATCTATGCCGACGACAAGACCTCTTTTTCGTCCTTCACATCCGAATCGTGCGGAGTGATATCATACAACTTAAATAAAGCCTGCTTACAGTCATCCGTGATCAATACCAATACCGGGATAAGGACTAAAGTGACGGTAGTCGCAAATATGATTCCCCACCCCAATGAGATAGCCATGGGGATCAGGAAAGAGGCGGTGGAATGAGATTCGAACATAAGCGGAGCCAAGCCGAAAAAGGTGGTCAACGAGGTCAATAATATCGGTCGGAATCGTCTGACTCCCGCCAGGCGAACAGCCTCACCCAAAGGCATACCTTCTTTCACTCTGGCGTTCATAAAATGCACCATCATAAGGCTATCGTTAACCACAACCCCCGACAAAGCCATCATTCCAAAAATAGAGGATTGAAATAACCTCGGATCCCCATCGTTCCAGTTAAATACCTTTGCCATGATCAGGTGACCCAACACGGCACCCACCATTCCAAATGGTATGGCAGACATCACAATTAACGGCTGAAAATAACTTCTGAACGGAATGGCCAAAAGCGCATAAATAACCCCAAGAACCAAATAAATCCCCATGATCATTTCGCGGTTGTTATCCCTTGCTTCGGCAGCACGTCCCCGCACATCAAATTCCAAGCCCGTGTATTTTGTAGCAGCTAATTCCGGTAAGAACTGCTCCAGAACTTCGGTCTCCATTCCAGTGATGTCTAATTTCTCGGTATCACCATCCGCATTTACCTGAATAATCCTTTTCCGATCTACCCTTCGAATCGTTGGCATACTTTTTCCGGGAACTACCTGGGCCACCGTATCAAAGGGAACTTCCGTACCATTGGCAGTTCGTATCATCATTTTAGACAAAGAACCCAAGGACTTTCTGTCTTTTTCCGGATAACGCACCATGACTCGAATCTCATCGCGTCCTCGCTGAATGCGCTGAGCTTCTGAACCAAAGAAAGCCGTTCTAACTTGTTGGGCCAGGTTGGCGACCGTTACGCCAAGGTATTCCGCTTCCGGTTTTAGATCCAACTCAAACTCATCGTTGGCTCGCTCATAGGAATCACTGATATCATACAAGCCAGCAAATGATTTCAACTTCAGCTGCAACTCCGCTGAAGCGGCTTTCAAAACATCGATGTCCGGATGAATAAGCTCGAAGGTCATAGCACCTCCACCACCTGCACGCTCGAAGGAAAAAGTCAGCTCCTCGGCTTCCGGAATCGGTGGAACCATTTGGCGCAATTCAGTCACAAATTCGCGAGTGCTATAAGCAATACTAGTGGTACCTGTTTCAGCCAATTCAATGATCACTTCGCCTAATTCATCCACGCCTGCAGCAGCATCGGCTGTAGTACCTGGACGAGAGCGTCCAAACGGCTGCCCCCCTGCAGTCGCAAATATATTCTTAACCACCTTTTCCCCTAATCGCTCATTAACCTGCTGTTTCAGTATCAGAGCCTGTTCCTCAATAATAGTAATCTTTTCCAGAGTCCTTTCGAAGGAAGTTCCGGAAGGCATGCGCAGTGTGACCGTGGTAGTATCAGAAACCATGGTAGGCCTTTCACGATAACCGATCCGTTCGCCTAAAATCATTGCAAGAAATATGGCGAGGAATCCGATAAAAAGAGAGATGGAAGTATACCGATGCACCAAGGCTTTTTGGAGCACAGGTTGGTAGATCTTTGTAACAAAACGCTCAAGGCCATCGGAAAATAACCGCTGAAATCGCATGAAAGGATTCTTGCTTCGTTCTTTGTCTCCCATATGGCCGCAATGCTTCAAGTGAGACGGTAAAACGAGTTTTGATTCAACCAGGGAAAAAAACAGAACCGGAATAACCACCAAGGTTATCTGGCCGAAAAACGCTCCATTACGTCCTGACATCAACATCAACGGATAGAAAGCAACCATGGTTGTGACAACGCCGAAGAACACAGGTACCGCCACTTCCTGAGTTCCAATAATGGAAGCTCTCAGAGGTTTTTCACCCCGTTGCATATGCTGGTATACATTCTCTCCAGTCACAATCGCATCATCCACCACAATCCCAAGGGTCGTAATATATGCCAAAATGACCGGAAGATTGATAGTAATTCCAAGGTAAGGGAGCATGATGAATGAACCTGCAAACGCTATAGGAATCCCCAGGGCTACCCATATTGCCAAAGTCGGCCGCAGGAACAGAGAAAGCACAAGCACTACAAGGCAAAATCCCATGATAGCGCTATCAACCAACATAGATAATCGGACTTTGATTCGCTCGGCACTGTCTCCCCAATACGTTAGGCTGATCCCTTCCGGTAATTGTTGCTGCTTCACCACAATGAATTCTTTCACGGCGTCGCCGATCTCGAGGATGTTTTGCATGCCTGTTCTAAACACATCGACAGCCACGGCTCTCTTTCCGTTGTAACGAGCAACGATAGGCGTCTCATCAAATCCATCAATAACGGTCGCAATATCGCCCAAAGTTAACTTTGTTCCATCATCACGGGTTAGAATAGTAATGGCCGAATAATCCTCAAAGGTATATGCCTGTTGATTGGTCCGCAGAAGAATTCGCCCTGTTTCCGTCTTCACAGAACCAGCAGAAAGGTCGACGGAGGAAGTTCGTATGGCTCGAGTAACTTGATCAAAAGATAGCCCATACTGCCGCAACGTTTCTTCTGAAATTTCAATTGCTATCTCGTAGGGACGAACCGCTTTAACCGCAGCCATGGTAATCCCAGGGATATTAGAGACTTCATCTCGAATCTGCTCCGCCAGGGTCTTGAGTTCCTTTTCACTCAAATCTCCCGATAAAACCATCGTAATCACGGTTTCTGTCCGACTGGCCAAACTTA
Encoded here:
- a CDS encoding efflux RND transporter permease subunit, which produces MHGIIAWFARNGVAANLLMIAILAGGAWSLKTRIILQDFPDVPDRSITASIEYRGSTPGEIEQTIITRLEEALYDIEGVKEMDATASASRGTVRLEIEEGYSLSEKLDEVTNRISTIRTFPPEAERPQVSLASRTETVITMVLSGDLSEKELKTLAEQIRDEVSNIPGITMAAVKAVRPYEIAIEISEETLRQYGLSFDQVTRAIRTSSVDLSAGSVKTETGRILLRTNQQAYTFEDYSAITILTRDDGTKLTLGDIATVIDGFDETPIVARYNGKRAVAVDVFRTGMQNILEIGDAVKEFIVVKQQQLPEGISLTYWGDSAERIKVRLSMLVDSAIMGFCLVVLVLSLFLRPTLAIWVALGIPIAFAGSFIMLPYLGITINLPVILAYITTLGIVVDDAIVTGENVYQHMQRGEKPLRASIIGTQEVAVPVFFGVVTTMVAFYPLMLMSGRNGAFFGQITLVVIPVLFFSLVESKLVLPSHLKHCGHMGDKERSKNPFMRFQRLFSDGLERFVTKIYQPVLQKALVHRYTSISLFIGFLAIFLAMILGERIGYRERPTMVSDTTTVTLRMPSGTSFERTLEKITIIEEQALILKQQVNERLGEKVVKNIFATAGGQPFGRSRPGTTADAAAGVDELGEVIIELAETGTTSIAYSTREFVTELRQMVPPIPEAEELTFSFERAGGGGAMTFELIHPDIDVLKAASAELQLKLKSFAGLYDISDSYERANDEFELDLKPEAEYLGVTVANLAQQVRTAFFGSEAQRIQRGRDEIRVMVRYPEKDRKSLGSLSKMMIRTANGTEVPFDTVAQVVPGKSMPTIRRVDRKRIIQVNADGDTEKLDITGMETEVLEQFLPELAATKYTGLEFDVRGRAAEARDNNREMIMGIYLVLGVIYALLAIPFRSYFQPLIVMSAIPFGMVGAVLGHLIMAKVFNWNDGDPRLFQSSIFGMMALSGVVVNDSLMMVHFMNARVKEGMPLGEAVRLAGVRRFRPILLTSLTTFFGLAPLMFESHSTASFLIPMAISLGWGIIFATTVTLVLIPVLVLITDDCKQALFKLYDITPHDSDVKDEKEVLSSA